A genome region from Amblyraja radiata isolate CabotCenter1 chromosome 32, sAmbRad1.1.pri, whole genome shotgun sequence includes the following:
- the LOC116990682 gene encoding torsin-2A-like isoform X2, producing MKPLVLSFHGWSGTGKSYVTSLLMRNLYREGMKSSYVHQFIPTLHFPHACQIHTYKEQLKTWISGNLSDCSRSVFIFDEMDKMHPGLIDAIKPFLGDTHVMFGTDYRKAMFIFIGNAGGELINQVVLDFWKNGKDREEIQLEDLESNISRAVFNNRNSGFWNADIINEKLVDYFVPFLPLKRNHVKECVRSEMLSREIKLQAEIITDVVNSMNFFPEDKKLFSQTGCKTVSARLDFSL from the exons ATGAAGCCACTTGTGCTCTCGTTCCACGGCTGGTCGGGCACCGGGAAAAGCTACGTCACCTCATTGCTAATGAGGAATCTGTACCGGGAAGGAATGAAGAGTTCCTACGTGCACCAGTTTATACCTACGTTGCACTTTCCTCATGCCTGCCAGATCCACACCTATAAG GAGCAATTGAAAACTTGGATCAGTGGCAATCTGAGTGACTGCAGCAGATCGGTGTTCATATTTGATGAGATGGATAAAATGCATCCTGGTTTAATCGATGCCATCAAGCCCTTCCTGGGTGACACACATGTTATGTTTGGCACGGATTATCGCAAGGCAATGTTTATTTTTATAGG CAATGCCGGAGGGGAGCTGATCAATCAGGTGGTGCTGGACTTTTGGAAGAATGGCAAGGACCGGGAAGAGATCCAGTTGGAAGACTTGGAATCCAACATCTCCAGAGCGGTTTTCAATAACAGAAACA GTGGGTTCTGGAACGCTGACATTATAAACGAGAAGCTCGTCGATTACTTTGTACCGTTCCTCCCCTTGAAGCGGAATCACGTGAAGGAATGTGTGCGGAGTGAGATGCTGTCCAGGGAAATCAAACTCCAGGCTGAGATCATCACTGACGTGGTGAATTCCATGAACTTCTTCCCGGAGGATAAGAAGTTATTTTCTCAGACGGGCTGCAAGACAGTCTCGGCCAGGTTGGACTTTAGCTTGTAG
- the LOC116990682 gene encoding torsin-1A-like isoform X1 — translation MATGAWGLRLLYLWLPLTLIIIIPAPAAAAWELSRPLRAVYCQLSHSCPCAFQPRLDDVELDLYRHVFGQHLAREVIISAIRRFTEDSTPMKPLVLSFHGWSGTGKSYVTSLLMRNLYREGMKSSYVHQFIPTLHFPHACQIHTYKEQLKTWISGNLSDCSRSVFIFDEMDKMHPGLIDAIKPFLGDTHVMFGTDYRKAMFIFIGNAGGELINQVVLDFWKNGKDREEIQLEDLESNISRAVFNNRNSGFWNADIINEKLVDYFVPFLPLKRNHVKECVRSEMLSREIKLQAEIITDVVNSMNFFPEDKKLFSQTGCKTVSARLDFSL, via the exons ATGGCGACGGGAGCCTGGGGCCTGCGGCTCCTGTACCTCTGGCTGCCTCTCaccctcatcatcatcatcccggcccccgccgccgccgcctggGAGTTGAGCCGCCCTCTCCGCGCCGTGTACTGCCAGCTCTCACACTCCTGCCCttgcgccttccagccccgcctCGACG ATGTGGAACTTGATCTGTATCGCCACGTGTTTGGACAGCACCTGGCCAGAGAAGTGATCATTAGTGCCATACGACGGTTTACAGAAGACAGCACACCAATGAAGCCACTTGTGCTCTCGTTCCACGGCTGGTCGGGCACCGGGAAAAGCTACGTCACCTCATTGCTAATGAGGAATCTGTACCGGGAAGGAATGAAGAGTTCCTACGTGCACCAGTTTATACCTACGTTGCACTTTCCTCATGCCTGCCAGATCCACACCTATAAG GAGCAATTGAAAACTTGGATCAGTGGCAATCTGAGTGACTGCAGCAGATCGGTGTTCATATTTGATGAGATGGATAAAATGCATCCTGGTTTAATCGATGCCATCAAGCCCTTCCTGGGTGACACACATGTTATGTTTGGCACGGATTATCGCAAGGCAATGTTTATTTTTATAGG CAATGCCGGAGGGGAGCTGATCAATCAGGTGGTGCTGGACTTTTGGAAGAATGGCAAGGACCGGGAAGAGATCCAGTTGGAAGACTTGGAATCCAACATCTCCAGAGCGGTTTTCAATAACAGAAACA GTGGGTTCTGGAACGCTGACATTATAAACGAGAAGCTCGTCGATTACTTTGTACCGTTCCTCCCCTTGAAGCGGAATCACGTGAAGGAATGTGTGCGGAGTGAGATGCTGTCCAGGGAAATCAAACTCCAGGCTGAGATCATCACTGACGTGGTGAATTCCATGAACTTCTTCCCGGAGGATAAGAAGTTATTTTCTCAGACGGGCTGCAAGACAGTCTCGGCCAGGTTGGACTTTAGCTTGTAG